GGAGGACCTACACATAATTGTGTTTGCGATCTTGCCTTGTATCGGGCGATTCCCAATCTGACCATTCTGGTCCCCGCCGATGCCGGACAGTGTATCAAGGCCATCAGAGCTTCCATGGAGCACCAGGGGCCGATGATCATCAGAATTAACAGGGGAGGATCCCCTGATGTTTACGCGGATTCAAATTACGAGTACCAAATCGGGAAAGGAATCGAAACTGTGCCAGGTGATGACTGCGCCATTATTTCAACAGGTTCAAGCGTTTATTGGGCTATGATGGCCGCAAAACAGCTGCTGAACGATAACATCCATGCGAGGGTGGTTGACATGCATACGATCAAGCCTCTGGATACTGAATTGATTATGAAATGCGCTCGAGAGACCGGAACAATACTGACCATTGAAGAACACTCGATCAACGGTGGTTTGGGATCAGCCGTTGCAGATGTACTTTGTGAAAGAGGTTTTACAGGAAGTTTTAGCAAGATGGGATTACCGGATGAATTTGCACTTCTCGGTGATCCGGATAAGGTATATGCCCATTACGGCATGTCCGCTGAGGGTATTGTCTCAAAAGTTAAAGAGATGATTTAGAGTTTAGAAAATTATAAATCCACTAAAAATGTCTGACTGGAATCTTCGTGATGTTCCATCAGGCATTTTTTTTGCTTTGATTGTAAAAATACTAAATTTCGTTTTGATTAAAAGTCGAAATTAGTTGAAAAAAATAGAAACTTCGAGTAGACTGAATACAATTGGACAGAATAAGAACTGCAGATCATTATACCGACAAGGAGGTCGCTTTATGATAATTGAATCCCTCGAATTAAAACTCTATGCTCCCTGGGTTCATTCATTGAAAGAAAAGCGTATGATCGTAAAGAGTCTGACCAATAAAATTTCCAATCATTTCAATGTCTCTGTGATAGAAGTAGATGACCAAGACCTGCATCAAAGCATCGCTCTTGGTATTGTTTGCGCAGCAGGGAGCACGGCACAAGCGGACAGCATCATTGATCACGTCATAGCTTTTATAGAGGAGAATACGGAGGCAGAGCTG
This genomic window from Clostridiales bacterium contains:
- a CDS encoding DUF503 domain-containing protein, translated to MIIESLELKLYAPWVHSLKEKRMIVKSLTNKISNHFNVSVIEVDDQDLHQSIALGIVCAAGSTAQADSIIDHVIAFIEENTEAELINLRRELR
- a CDS encoding transketolase; translated protein: MTVQTTFDFDQMLSNAREAYGEELMKMADEGLDFVFTYSDNIAPSSAAGKLIKKYPDRCFNFGIAEANQVGASCGLALTGPPVFAQVFGPFLPLRAADQIHTDIAYNDVNVRLIGTHAGLTAGGGPTHNCVCDLALYRAIPNLTILVPADAGQCIKAIRASMEHQGPMIIRINRGGSPDVYADSNYEYQIGKGIETVPGDDCAIISTGSSVYWAMMAAKQLLNDNIHARVVDMHTIKPLDTELIMKCARETGTILTIEEHSINGGLGSAVADVLCERGFTGSFSKMGLPDEFALLGDPDKVYAHYGMSAEGIVSKVKEMI